In Alistipes sp. ZOR0009, the following proteins share a genomic window:
- a CDS encoding aconitate hydratase, whose product MLFDIDLIKKVYAALPAKVEQARALLGRPLTLTEKILYAHIDGAFPKQPLERGESYVDFNPDRVAMQDATAQMALLQFMGAGKTKVAVPTTVHCDHLIQAKLGAEADLKDAETTNKEVYDFLASVSNKYGIGFWKPGAGIIHQIVLENYAFPGGMMVGTDSHTVNAGGLGMVAIGVGGADAVDVMVGMPWELKFPKLIGVKLTGRMNGWTSAKDIILKLAGILTVDGGTDAIIEYFGEGADSISATGKGTICNMGAEVGATTSIFGFDDSMARYLTATGRKDVADLAFQIKDDLRIDSEVAANPEKYFDRVVEINLSELEPYVNGPFTPDKAWPISQFAQAVEENGYPEKLEVGLIGSCTNSSYEDITRAASVAAQAAQKNIKVKSEFTITPGSEMIRYTMQRDGLLDVFDKIGGVVLANACGPCIGQWARHNADKGERNSIITSFNRNFAKRNDGNPNTFAFVASPEIVTALAVAGSLKFNPLTDTLKNEKGEDVRLDEPQGFELPIRGFDVADNGYVAPATDGSKVDVSIDSASSRLQELKPFEPWNGKDLKGLRLLIKVKGKCTTDHISMAGPWLKYRGHLENISQNMLIGATNFFNGHTNSVKSQLDHKFVPVPDAAKAYRDAGFKSIVIGDENYGEGSSREHAAMEPRYLGVAVILAKSFARIHQTNLKKQGVLALTFVDKSDYDRVREDDIVDILGLESFHPSKNFTVVLTHRDGTTESFEVAQTYNENQFEWFKAGSALNLIRNSQK is encoded by the coding sequence ATGCTGTTCGATATCGACCTAATCAAGAAGGTGTACGCAGCTCTTCCAGCGAAGGTAGAGCAGGCACGAGCCCTGCTGGGGCGACCACTCACGCTAACCGAGAAAATTCTTTATGCGCACATTGATGGTGCATTTCCTAAACAACCCTTAGAAAGGGGAGAATCGTATGTTGACTTTAACCCAGATCGGGTTGCCATGCAGGATGCTACTGCGCAGATGGCCCTGCTACAGTTTATGGGTGCAGGTAAAACCAAGGTGGCCGTACCTACTACTGTTCATTGCGATCACCTTATACAGGCAAAGCTAGGCGCTGAAGCCGACTTAAAAGATGCAGAAACAACAAATAAGGAAGTGTACGATTTCTTGGCCTCGGTATCCAATAAGTATGGTATTGGTTTTTGGAAGCCGGGCGCAGGTATCATTCACCAAATTGTTCTAGAAAACTACGCATTTCCAGGCGGAATGATGGTTGGAACAGATTCTCATACCGTGAATGCTGGAGGGCTAGGAATGGTTGCCATTGGCGTTGGTGGTGCTGACGCTGTTGATGTAATGGTTGGTATGCCTTGGGAGTTGAAGTTCCCGAAGCTCATAGGTGTGAAGCTGACAGGACGGATGAATGGTTGGACTTCGGCAAAGGATATCATCCTAAAGTTGGCCGGTATTCTTACTGTTGATGGAGGAACGGATGCTATTATTGAATATTTTGGAGAAGGTGCTGATTCTATTTCAGCGACCGGAAAGGGAACCATTTGTAATATGGGGGCCGAAGTTGGTGCAACAACATCAATCTTTGGATTTGATGATAGCATGGCGAGGTACCTTACAGCCACAGGACGAAAGGATGTAGCCGATTTGGCTTTTCAAATAAAGGATGATTTACGGATAGATTCTGAGGTTGCCGCAAACCCTGAAAAGTATTTCGATAGGGTTGTTGAAATTAATCTTTCGGAGTTGGAACCCTACGTGAATGGTCCGTTTACTCCAGATAAAGCGTGGCCAATTTCGCAGTTTGCACAAGCAGTTGAGGAGAATGGTTATCCAGAAAAGCTTGAGGTGGGTCTAATTGGATCTTGTACAAATTCGTCATACGAGGATATTACACGTGCGGCATCGGTTGCAGCCCAGGCCGCCCAAAAGAATATCAAGGTAAAAAGTGAATTTACAATAACTCCTGGTTCGGAGATGATTCGATATACCATGCAGCGAGATGGCCTTTTGGATGTGTTCGACAAGATAGGAGGTGTAGTTCTGGCTAATGCGTGTGGTCCATGTATCGGTCAGTGGGCGCGTCATAATGCGGATAAGGGAGAGCGGAATTCGATCATAACCTCGTTCAACCGAAATTTTGCCAAGCGAAATGATGGCAACCCCAACACCTTTGCATTTGTGGCTTCGCCCGAAATTGTAACAGCCTTGGCCGTTGCAGGCAGCTTAAAGTTTAATCCGCTTACCGATACCTTAAAAAATGAAAAGGGAGAGGATGTTCGACTTGATGAACCTCAAGGATTTGAGCTGCCCATTCGTGGTTTTGATGTTGCGGATAATGGCTATGTTGCTCCTGCTACAGATGGATCGAAAGTGGATGTTAGCATTGACTCTGCCTCTTCGAGATTGCAGGAACTTAAACCTTTTGAACCTTGGAATGGGAAAGACCTTAAAGGCCTTCGCTTACTTATTAAGGTAAAAGGTAAGTGTACGACCGATCATATTTCCATGGCTGGACCGTGGTTGAAATACCGCGGACACCTTGAGAATATTTCTCAGAATATGCTTATTGGAGCGACAAACTTCTTTAATGGTCATACGAATAGCGTTAAGAGCCAGCTAGACCATAAGTTTGTGCCAGTTCCTGATGCCGCTAAGGCCTATCGTGATGCGGGTTTCAAGTCTATAGTTATTGGAGATGAAAATTATGGCGAAGGCTCTTCGCGCGAACACGCAGCGATGGAACCTCGATATCTTGGAGTTGCTGTAATTCTAGCCAAGTCTTTTGCTCGGATACATCAAACAAACCTGAAAAAGCAGGGGGTGTTGGCCTTAACCTTTGTTGATAAATCTGATTACGATAGGGTAAGGGAGGATGATATTGTTGATATTCTTGGTCTGGAGTCTTTTCATCCATCCAAAAACTTTACAGTTGTTCTAACTCATAGAGACGGAACAACCGAATCTTTTGAGGTAGCACAAACTTACAATGAAAACCAGTTTGAATGGTTTAAGGCAGGTTCGGCACTCAATCTTATAAGAAATAGCCAAAAGTAA